A DNA window from Daucus carota subsp. sativus chromosome 3, DH1 v3.0, whole genome shotgun sequence contains the following coding sequences:
- the LOC108213926 gene encoding uncharacterized protein LOC108213926 produces MDHPADWDGLPGDILIVIAHMLTCCEDLYRISAVSKSWNSVVSGLSRDEIKPLQLPPESPLLFLAEQVAEGSAFSCDFNDEYHEKGMVEINVEDEDEDEDQDEEHYCYHERYDYRKSSVSGTRGLHRLATGKTYSLELPEASGRLILGTNKGWLVTLGRDLQISLLHPLLRQDIPLPHMGTFLHQHYARSPISPEDASEEFILRVAMSCKLHPSKNNGMYSSNPIVMAIYGARRYLAYARLTDKVWTEVFFPIMAPFIEDIACYKGKFYALNGRGDLFVCDIDDNSETQGRAKGTKIFSRPTDLDIGINYDNSRTYLVESEFGFWLVVREFKAKYFKAPHRARVKYRTCNFTLWKMELKYSDHPSELPSCTCIPENNLGDQALFIGRATCLSLPSSQYIRPNCIYFTDDNLDLSYHIGGGHDMGIFNMETHTIEPFFQGKSIHPISPPLWYI; encoded by the coding sequence ATGGATCATCCTGCGGATTGGGACGGACTCCCCGGGGATATACTGATAGTTATAGCTCATATGTTAACTTGTTGTGAGGATCTCTACAGAATTTCAGCCGTGTCAAAATCATGGAATTCAGTTGTTTCTGGTTTGAGCCGAGATGAGATCAAGCCGTTGCAGCTGCCTCCTGAGTCTCCGCTTCTCTTTCTTGCTGAACAAGTAGCCGAAGGTAGTGCCTTTAGTTGTGATTTCAACGACGAATATCATGAAAAGGGCATGGTTGAGATCAATGTTGAGGATGAGGATGAGGATGAGGATCAGGATGAAGAGCACTACTGCTATCATGAACGGTATGATTATCGAAAAAGTTCAGTCAGTGGAACTCGTGGTTTACATCGTCttgcaacaggaaaaacatatTCTCTAGAACTACCAGAGGCTTCTGGAAGACTAATTCTGGGAACAAATAAAGGATGGCTGGTAACTCTAGGGAGAGATTTGCAAATCAGTTTGTTGCATCCTTTATTACGACAAGATATTCCACTGCCACACATGGGCACCTTCCTCCACCAACATTATGCCAGGTCTCCTATCTCACCTGAAGATGCATCTGAAGAGTTTATTCTAAGAGTTGCAATGTCTTGTAAACTACATCCAAGTAAAAACAATGGTATGTATTCGTCAAACCCGATTGTTATGGCCATTTATGGTGCACGCAGATATTTGGCCTATGCTAGATTAACAGACAAAGTGTGGACTGAAGTTTTCTTCCCCATTATGGCCCCTTTTATAGAGGATATTGCTTGCTATAAAGGAAAATTTTATGCCCTCAATGGCAGGGGAGATCTATTTGTGTGTGATATTGACGATAATTCTGAAACCCAAGGACGGGCCAAGGGAACAAAAATTTTTTCCCGGCCAACTGACCTTGATATTGGCATAAATTATGACAATTCAAGAACCTACTTGGTTGAATCAGAATTTGGTTTTTGGTTAGTTGTGCGGGAATTCAaagcaaaatattttaaagcacCTCATAGGGCAAGAGTAAAATACCGTACATGTAACTTCACATTATGGAAGATGGAACTGAAATATTCTGATCATCCCTCTGAATTACCTTCATGTACCTGCATTCCAGAGAATAACTTGGGCGACCAGGCATTATTCATCGGCAGAGCTACATGTCTATCGCTACCATCTTCGCAATACATAAGGCCTAACTGCATCTACTTCACAGATGACAACCTGGATCTGTCTTATCACATAGGAGGGGGACATGATATgggaattttcaacatggaaacTCACACCATAGAACCTTTTTTTCAGGGAAAATCTATACATCCCATCTCCCCCCCACTCTGGTATATTTGA
- the LOC108212062 gene encoding uncharacterized protein LOC108212062 produces MDHRADWDGLPGKILIVIAHMLTCCEDLYRISAVSKSWNSVVSGLSRDEIKPLQLPPESPLLFLAEQVAEGAAFSCDFDDEYHEEGMVENVDDEDDADEEEHYCYHELYDYRKNSVSDTRGLQRLATGKTYYAELPEASGRLILGTNKGWLVTLGRDLKINLLHPLLRQEIPLPHMGTFLHQLHSEEFILDYISPEDASDGFIQRVAMSGKLHPSKNNGMYSSNPIVMAIYGARRYLAYARLTDKVWTEVLFPSIAPFIDPFIEDIAYYKGKFYALNGRGDLFVCDINDDSETQGRAKGTQIYSWPTDLDIGMNYNNSRTYLVESEFGFWLVVREFKAKYFKAPHGARVKYRTCNFTLWKMELKYSDHHSELPSCTCIPENNLGDQALFIGRATCLSLPSSEYIRPNCIYFTDDILDLSYHVGGGHDMGIFNMETNTIEPFFQGKSIHPISPPLWYI; encoded by the coding sequence ATGGATCATCGTGCGGATTGGGACGGACTCCCTGGAAAAATACTCATAGTTATAGCTCATATGTTAACTTGTTGCGAGGATCTCTACAGAATTTCAGCTGTGTCAAAATCATGGAATTCAGTTGTTTCTGGTTTGAGCCGAGATGAGATCAAGCCGTTGCAGCTGCCTCCTGAGTCTCCGCTTCTCTTTCTTGCTGAACAAGTAGCCGAAGGTGCTGCCTTTAGTTGTGATTTCGACGACGAATATCATGAAGAGGGCATGGTTGAGAAtgttgatgatgaggatgatgctgatgaagaagagcacTACTGCTATCATGAACTGTATGATTATCGAAAAAATTCAGTCAGTGACACTCGTGGTTTACAGCGTCttgcaacaggaaaaacatatTATGCAGAATTACCAGAGGCTTCTGGAAGACTAATTCTGGGAACAAATAAAGGATGGCTGGTAACTTTAGGGAGAGATTTGAAAATCAATTTGTTGCATCCTTTATTACGACAAGAAATTCCACTGCCACACATGGGCACCTTTCTCCACCAGCTCCATTCTGAAGAGTTTATTCTCGACTACATCTCACCTGAAGATGCATCTGATGGGTTTATTCAGAGAGTTGCAATGTCTGGTAAACTACATCCAAGTAAAAACAATGGTATGTATTCGTCAAACCCGATTGTTATGGCCATTTATGGTGCACGCAGATATTTGGCCTATGCTAGATTAACAGACAAAGTGTGGACTGAAGTTCTCTTCCCCTCTATCGCCCCCTTTATAGACCCCTTTATAGAGGATATCGCTTACTATAAAGGAAAATTTTATGCCCTCAATGGCAGGGGAGATCTATTTGTGTGTGATATCAATGATGATTCTGAAACCCAAGGACGGGCCAAGGGAACACAAATTTATTCCTGGCCAACTGACCTTGATATTGGCATGAATTATAACAATTCAAGAACCTACTTGGTTGAATCAGAATTTGGTTTCTGGTTAGTTGTGCGGGAATTCAaagcaaaatattttaaagcacCTCATGGGGCAAGAGTAAAATACCGTACATGTAACTTCACATTATGGAAGATGGAACTGAAATATTCTGATCATCACTCTGAATTACCTTCATGTACCTGCATTCCAGAGAATAACTTGGGCGACCAGGCATTATTCATCGGCAGAGCTACATGTCTATCGCTTCCATCTTCAGAATACATAAGGCCTAACTGCATCTACTTCACAGATGACATCCTGGATCTGTCTTATCACGTAGGAGGGGGACATGATATgggaattttcaacatggaaacTAACACCATAGAACCTTTTTTTCAAGGAAAATCTATACATCCCATCTCCCCCCCACTCTGGTATATTTGA
- the LOC108213929 gene encoding structural maintenance of chromosomes flexible hinge domain-containing protein GMI1-like isoform X1, whose product MLMSSHWIRHLFGLGWFLFPPNFYVIIPCQVIQGSVHHLIAKSKDFMKQLLPGNVIEDLELEVFDVYGNHVKQDTEMLLDMVGFCYQHKTKRIQVDNRGCIDLSGLLKVSTGYAETVSLSVLSNEKTVFSEESQTEKMMIRVATEIPEKCFTGSQLENVVFEIVKSDGVIDETVNDNEKGDMSHALVLKSDSTDLDDSVKYSFRHG is encoded by the exons ATGCTCATGTCATCTCACTGGATCCGGCATCTATTTGGCCTG GGTTGGTTCTTGTTTCCCCCCAATTTCTACGTAATCATTCCTTGCCAAG TTATTCAAGGATCAGTACACCATCTTATTGCTAAGTCAAAAGATTTTATGAAGCAGCTACTTCCAGGAAATGTTATTGAAGATCTTGAACTGGAG GTCTTCGATGTATATGGTAATCACGTTAAACAAGATACGGAAATGTTGTTGGATATGGTCGGATTCTGTTATCAACATAAAACAAAGAGAATACAG GTGGATAATCGTGGGTGTATTGATCTTAGTGGTCTGTTGAAAGTTTCGACAGGTTATGCGGAAACTG TGTCACTGTCTGTCTTATCGAACGAAAAAACTGTCTTTAGCGAGGAGTCCCAAACTGAGAAAATGATGATAAGAGTTGCAACTGAG ATACCTGAGAAGTGTTTTACTGGCTCTCAACTGGAAAATGTTGTGTTTGAAATTGTCAAATCTGATGGTGTTATCGACGAAACAGTAAACGATAATGAGAAGGGTGATATGTCCCATGCTCTAGTATTGAAGTCGGACTCAACAGATTTAGATGATTCTGTGAAATATAGCTTTCGTCATGGCTGA
- the LOC108213929 gene encoding structural maintenance of chromosomes flexible hinge domain-containing protein GMI1-like isoform X2, with product MKQLLPGNVIEDLELEVFDVYGNHVKQDTEMLLDMVGFCYQHKTKRIQVDNRGCIDLSGLLKVSTGYAETVSLSVLSNEKTVFSEESQTEKMMIRVATEIPEKCFTGSQLENVVFEIVKSDGVIDETVNDNEKGDMSHALVLKSDSTDLDDSVKYSFRHG from the exons ATGAAGCAGCTACTTCCAGGAAATGTTATTGAAGATCTTGAACTGGAG GTCTTCGATGTATATGGTAATCACGTTAAACAAGATACGGAAATGTTGTTGGATATGGTCGGATTCTGTTATCAACATAAAACAAAGAGAATACAG GTGGATAATCGTGGGTGTATTGATCTTAGTGGTCTGTTGAAAGTTTCGACAGGTTATGCGGAAACTG TGTCACTGTCTGTCTTATCGAACGAAAAAACTGTCTTTAGCGAGGAGTCCCAAACTGAGAAAATGATGATAAGAGTTGCAACTGAG ATACCTGAGAAGTGTTTTACTGGCTCTCAACTGGAAAATGTTGTGTTTGAAATTGTCAAATCTGATGGTGTTATCGACGAAACAGTAAACGATAATGAGAAGGGTGATATGTCCCATGCTCTAGTATTGAAGTCGGACTCAACAGATTTAGATGATTCTGTGAAATATAGCTTTCGTCATGGCTGA